A window of Nicotiana sylvestris chromosome 8, ASM39365v2, whole genome shotgun sequence genomic DNA:
caaagtggcaccaaaagaaggaacatgtgatggaataggttcttccatccagggaaACTTGACAGGGGGAACTAATCAAGGAagaattgaaataaatcccctaaaagaacttgttcatgaccatgttcctcagcaacagaacacgggagaaacatctagcagaaaccagttggttttgaaacctcacaagtatcaaattTCTCATCCAATTGAGAACATtatcactgatccaacatctagagtcaaaactagatcacaattaaagaatctgtgtgcttttgatgcctttttatctcttattgagcctaaaaatgttgttgaggctttgcaggatgcagattgggtgaatgcaatgcaagatgaactcaatcagtttgagagaagtcaagtttgacatctagttccaagacccaaggacagatcagttattggcacaaaatgggtcttcaagaacaaacttgatgaagatggaaccgttacaagaaacaaggcaagactggtggtccaaggttacagcgAAGAGGAaggcatagattatgatgagacttttgctccagttgcaagactagaggcaataagactcctcatagcatttgcagcacacatggaattcactcttcatcagatggatgccAAAAGTGCCTTCCCAAATGGTtacctgaaagaagaagtgtttgtaaaacaacctccatggtttgagagcaaagaatgtcctgagcatgtgtacaagttagacaaggctctctatggactcaagcaggccccaagagcatggtatgaacgactgtccaaattcctactggagcatggtaacaaaagaggtaaaattaaCAGTACTTTATTCTTAAGAGAAAAAGGTAATGATCTCCTTGTGGTgtaaatatatgttgatgacataatctttggggccaccactgataagctaagtaaggacTTTGTAAAATTAATgaggagtgagtttgaaatgagtatgatgggtgagcttaacttcttcttagacttgcagatcaaacaaagtcctaatggaaccatgatccatcagcaaaagtatgcaaaagagcttatcaatatgtttaaaatggaagaatcaaaagaaatagacacacccattgcaaatgccactaaattagacattgatgaacctggttcatcagttgatcaaaagttgtataggggtatgattggttcactcttgtatcttactgccagcagacctgGCATTGTTTTCAGTATAGGGCTTTGTGCCCATTTTCAGGAaaatccaaaggagtctcacttgactactatcaagaggatactaagatatctgaaaggcaccactgatttatgtctttggtaccccaaaggtagtaatttcaatctagtaggatatgcttATGCTGATTATTCATGTTTCCtagtggataggaaaagcacctcaggtatgacacactttcttggttcatgtcttgtgtcatgggttactaaaaagcaaaattcagtggccttatccactgctgaagctgagtatgttgttgctgcctcttgctgtgctcaattgctatggatcaaacaacagctggtagattttggcattgaagttgattGCATTCCTATAGTCTGTGATAAAACAAATGCTATAAGGATGACAAAGAaccctgttcatcataagaggactaagcacatagatattaggcaccacttcttaagagataactttgagaaaggtttgatctccatagaattctgtgctactgataagcaaattgttgacatcttcactaaatcactgagtagagaaaactttgaaaggaacaagttggaattagggatgattaagatcacctaataggccCAGCTCAGAATacacaatgaaaaagaaaattggCTAGGAATATTCTAACTTTGTGTAAATATATAGATTAATTCTTACTTAGTTTCATACTTTagttagtatactcctgtgacatgtgtatatatgactcactgatctcttataAAGTTtttctattatggcatttgaggcatgttcaagagaattctaaacGAAGAACCTAGTTCATCAATGTGAGTTCATATGAAAGATCATGTATGTTTTCAAAACTTTGCATAGTTAGAAAGATTACCAATTCAAtaatgagcagaagtcctatacttgCCAAACTCCTAGAAAATTCTATTAGTTGAAGCATTGAACCATTTTCGTCCATTTAGAACTCTAAAACCGCGAtttttgcctaaaatctagggaagccaAATATATCATTAAAATGCTGGAAtttcagtttgattagacttctatttgACCCCTAAAAAATCTGTCGTTACCTAATTAATGTCTAAttctctttaaatacacatcacATCTCCAGCCCTCTTCAAAATTCTAAAACCGTCAAAAATTCATCTTCAATCCTAATTTCCCTactctccaaaattcccaaattattTCAATAAATCAACAACCATGTCTAACCCACAAGATCATCTTGGAACCGCTCCTCCACCTTCTCCCTCAAATTCACCCTCAACTActctacctagtgaatctccaaaacctaggtttcgAAGGCAAAAAATTCTTGCCCAAAAAACTGTAGCATATGGGGCTCTGAGAAAGGTTTTAAACGAAAGgttgaaagctagccaagtgaaagAAAGCCCAGCTCAAAATTCTGATTCTAGCTCTGAGACTGAATCTTTTCAATCCGCGATTGAGGGAGATGGACATAggtcttctgactctgagaagactcaagaattccctattgaggtaagttcatctgttattgaaaacttagaaactaggtttgttctagtTGGACCCATTAGGGATGTTAAGTTGGCTGAGACgagtaggagtggaggtaaaaagaagtctgaaaatgaaaatgagagagagggtgcatgtggtgaagagatGAGAAATGGGAAGGGAGCAGTTCTTGCTATAGTTGGTTGCACAAGAGAGGTTAGAAGAGAGTGACATGAAGACAAGGGGAAGTGGGTCTGGGGAGGTTGCTGAGAGGTTGGTTCATCTGAGCAAAAGGAGAGATGAACCCATTTCATttactgaagagaccctagctGATCTACTGAGAAAGATTGGGGTaagttatgacccaaagaaaTGCAAAGCTACCACACCAAAAGCCCCAAATATTCCCAAGTcatccaagaaaagaaaaactttaTCCCCAAAACCTACTGCCTTTTCAATGCCTAAGGGAAGAGCCACAAAAAGCAGGGTAAAACAAAGTCAAGCTGACTTATAAAAGGCtctagaagaaagcaagaaaaataaaatggaGAAGGGAAAGGGAATGGTTGCATAATCCTTTGAGGTTGTAAAGGAAAAGGAGCTGGAACTAGTCGatcaagaaaggggtacaacagtggaggttcctacaccAAAACCTAAGAAGTCCAAGAGTTCTTCCAAAAAGTCTTCTTCTGTACCTGTGTCTACTGAACCCTCACTAGACAAGAGGAACATATCTGCAGTGAAATCTAAACAAGCAAAAGTTTCAGATGATGAAGagtggagtggagaagaagaagaggaatctgAGAAGGAACAGGACAAGTTTGTCATCTTTGGCAGGAGAAATTTTTTGAAAGGTAGATTGTTgaaggacctggtggaaccagggatGATGAGGTTTGTTGACTCTTTAGCTGCTCAaggttggaaggacatggtccttcagatggatgggagACTAGCCAGAAATGAACTAATTGAGTTCATGGCTAATGCTGTTGTTAAGGATGGGGTTGTCAGTAGCTTGGTGAAGGGTGTCCCAGTGCAATTTGATGCTGAGAAATTGGGAGAAATTCTGgatataccctctgaagggtttgatgactacacTAGGCAAAGGTGGCCATGCCTGGACTCCCTACCTACTGCTTTTGAGATCACCAAGAGGTTCTGTGATTCAGAGGATGTGAATGAAGCCAGGgctgtgcagaaaagtgagatgaggGCTTAGCACAAGGTTgtgtttgagtttgtcaacaagtgcctactgcccAGACAAGAGAGAAGACATACTGCAAATTACATGGACctggttcttatggagtgccttgaGAGAGGAAAGTAGATCAACTGGCCTGCTCTTATTGTAAAATTGCTAGACAGGGTCATCAATGGCTCCAACGCTCATGCTACTCCATATGGCTTCACACTGACCACTGTTCTGGACAGGCTGAACGTGCCTTTGATGAAATGGGAAATGGCATCAAGCAAGGAACATTTTGGCATTAAGACTCTTCTGGCCTGTGACTATCCGGTCAATGCCATCCCAGTTGAACTTGGTTCATCTCTGAAGACACCTATCAACAGCAAGGTTAGGACTTTGGTTCTGGAATGTGGAactaaggatgctgaaattgctaggctcaaggctcgtgtggcTGAATTGGAAACTGAAAGGGATGGCCTTAGAACTGagctagcaaaagaaaaggagaagagtgaTGGAATCCTTCAAAATATGCTGAACTTTCTCCAGACTCAAccctctagttcctccaagccttaggtcTCCTAGCACTTGTCTTCTTAACCTGTCTAGTACTCCCAATGAACCCCAATGACCCAGATTAGGTCTCCTAgctcttgttttgaaagtttttctttctttttgtgggcTGTTAATggcaacatatcatgatcaatgACAACaattgttttctcttgttctATGGTGATTCTGACCttaatagtttaaatatgtttgttgattattgataattgcaccatGTTTTCACTTGCAGTTGCCCTAGTGGCCAtaagtacttattaaaatctagaATTCACActgtgtatgcaacttttcgatgatgccaaaagggggaagaaatattgtgctttacacattattctgaaataagtgatatttataacctaattaacctggtccttgatgataagtaaatTTTCTAAGTCTagtgttgatggttaagctgagttcttacaggttcTTTAATCAGTAAAAAACACAGAGTTAGTCATCATCAAAAAgtgggaatttgttggcccaggaacaggtaaagttttgaagatgacaaatgaactcagtcatggactgGGTCCATCTAGTGAAGCACAGTCTTGAtctaaacatgtgagatgcacgtaaaGGAGGTGAGCGTGAGGAAGATAAGTCATAAACAATATCTcgtgatctgatcgaaaaggttgcatattggataaggggagaaggTCTCCTTATATGAAAAGAACACAATTCAGATAAAAGATAATGTTGGAGTTTGagatcttcaaggactcaactacgatagaagatcaaCAATCGAGTCCCAATCAAAcactgattactaacctattaaatgacagtgattgatctcttttacaggtattgcacaaaCGTAGAAGTTAAATTAAATTGACAGCAAAAGAGGAAGGCGATTTTTgaaagcaatttatgtgagattttagtgtgcactcctgaagctacttgaacgagatagaagaaccagttccattgtatttttttcttattctagttcaattgtagtaggtggtttaaagttgtaccttttaactttcatagaagcaattgtattaggtactttgagtattcaagttataagctaacttgaagttgtcgcaacagttgaggatgtgtgctacaatgggattagagttaatccttaggtttacaaagaattTTTGTAAATGGTGtattggctcagtgattttagtggatgttTTGGAAAATCCTACTGAGCAGTAGGTAGTGGTTTTTTCaacttttgagccaggtgttttccatgtaaaattttcggtgttctttattttatgtaccttttaTTCCGCAAACAATactagttagaacacctagaagaaccaggtttttctacagcgaaaattgggtaccacacaaatcaccccccctcttgtgtagtattgacgtttagaacatcacctctgaaccatgatgtctttgaataataatatgcaaaagattaaaagggatcctccGGCCATGCCATggtgttcttgggctatgaaaatggtgcctccgaacgatgaagcctttggataatttggcgatattttagcccatgagatgcagtatgtggcgatctttcagcaatGCAGAtgtagtatgtggcgatcttttagccatgcagatgcagtatgtggcgatctttcagccatgcagatgcagcatgtggcgatctttcagccatgcatatgcagtatgtggcgatctttcagccatgcagatgtagtatggaggtagagcttaacctcgaaaggtagaatggtagccttatgcaatgcaaaaatgcagatggagatagcgtttaatctcagaaggaagaatggtagccttatgaaatgcatatggagacaacatttagtctccgaaggcagaatggtagccttatgcaatgtagaaatgcatatggaggtagagcttaacctcgaaaggcagaatggtagccttatgcaatgtagagatgAAGATAGAGGTATAGCTTAACCtctgaaggcagaatggtagccttatgcaatgcagaaatgcagatggagatagcgttaagtctcaaaaggcagaatggtagccttatgcaatgcaaaaatgcagatggagatagtgtttagtcttggaaggcagaatggtagccatattcaatgttgaaatgcagatggaggtagagcttaacctcggaaggcagaatggtagccttatgcaatgtagagatgcagatggaggtagagcttaacctcggaaggcagaatggtagccttatgcaatgtagagatgcagatgaaggtagagcttaacctcggaaggcagaatggtagccttatgcaatgtagagatgcagatggaggtagagcttaacctcggaaggcagaatggtagtcttatgcaatgcagaaatgcagatggagacattgTTTAGTCTGAGagggcagaatggtagccttatgcaatgtagaaatgcagatggagacagcatttagtctcggaatatagaatggtagccttatggaagaaataaaatggcaaatggtaatAGAGCTTTATTAGATGATAGCAGGTTGCGATATTGTGACTACTGGGGACATTGTGACACACGGGATGTCACTGGTGTGCATGGATTGAAAATGTGGGTAAGTGCAACAGTTCTAAGAGTATTAttcctgaacaatgtttgtctcCTGAGTGTATActatgtttgatgatttcgcaatccGAGTACCTACatctaaagaaaaatcgtgagttttttaaagggggaaggttagttcgtatccccgccggctctgcttgacctacttggctttgatctggtgatgctgtatgtatcattggggtagcattgctaaacaagtaaatttCTGTAATAAACATGCACGATTTTgtaaaatatgacataagtatataattaagaatAACTTTAAATGAGCCGATGACTGTGaagtggttcaagacattgcaacctctcttgctacggaattttgagggtcctcctcaaaattctacccccagtttaatgggttgatgcttctgactgtTGTTTGTGACGATTCGGCTGAAAtagcttcggaattttgagggtcctcctcaaaattctacccagtttccaattgcgggggaaaatgaaaattttattgaattgtgaccgaacccatagggctgcctacgtatcccctcttaaataggaTTCAGGTttggcatagttcaaattacatcatataaggaaagcataagattacacatagtaacgcttgactgcatctgaattgatcggtttcggccagacttctccatccatttctacaagtatgagggcttctcctgtcagaacccaatgaactatgtatggaccctaccagttgggagagaacttccctttagcttcatcttgatgcgggaaaagtttctttaacactagctgccccggtgtgaactgtctcgccttgactcttttgttgaaggctctggagattctgttctggtagagttgaccatggcagactgcattcattctctttccatctataagggctagttgctcataacgacttgtcacccattctgcgtcgtcgagctcagcttatTGTATGattcttagggaaggaatttctacctcggcaatAATtactgcctctgtaccataaaccagcatgtagggagtcgccccggttgatgtgcggactatggtacGATACTCCAAAAAAGCAAATGATAactctcgtgccactgcttatgcttctctatcattttccttagtatcttcttgatgttcttgttggagACTTCTAAaactccattcatctaaggcctataggctgtggaattcttgtgtttgatcctgaAGGTTTCAAACATAgttttcatcaagtcgctgttgaggttggagccattatcagtgatgattgaatCTAGAATCCCGGATCGACAAATAATGCGGTCGCGAACGAAGTCTGCCACGattttcttagtcactactttgtaagatgctgcttcgacccacttagtgaaatagtcgttTGCCACTAGGacaaacctatgcccgttggaagtggcgggctcaattggtccaataacatccattccccaggcgacgAACGACCATGATGAGCTCGtcgcattaagctcatttggaggtacctttatcatgtctgcatgtatatGACAGAGGtagcatttccggacatactggatgtagtccgtttccatagtcatccaaaagtagccagcttggagtatcttctttgttaagacaaagccgttcatatgtggaccacaggtcccagcatgaatttacTCTAGTATCCTAGATGCTTACTTtacgtcgacacaccttaataatcccaattCAGGAGTCCTTctgtacaggattcctctactgtgaaagaaattattggacaatctctgaagtgtgcgtttctgagtaggatttgcataTTCTGGGTACTCACCTTTTGCCAGATATTCCTTGATATTGTGAAACCAAGtctttccgtctgcttcctctttgacatgggcacagtaagctggctgatcatggattttTACCAGaataagatcaatgaaatttttgtctggatgttgtatcatgtaTGATAAAGTAGTCAATGCATCGGCgtactcattctggactctgggaacatgttggaactctgtcttcgtaaacctctttctcaattcataTAGATGATGTAGATACGGgggtatcttggagttcttggttgcccattcttctcggacctgatgtataagtatgTCTGAATCTAAAATTACtaacaactcttgaatgttcatgtcaatggccattttgagccctaggattcaggcttcatactcggctatattgttggtgcagggacacctgagcttggcagataccgAATAATGCTGACcaatttctgatactaggactgctcctatgacaactcctttgaaatttgctgctccatcggaGAACATTCTCCAAcaatcataggattctgcaatgtcttctcctatgaatgatacctcttcgtcagacaaatacgttttcaagggttagtattctccatccacgggattctcagcaaggtgatctgctagtgcctgtcccttgattactttctgagtcacgtagacaatgtcaaaatCACTCAAcatgatttgccacttggccaatttgccagtgggcatgggcttttgaaagatgtacttcaaaggatccatccttgatatgagatatgtaatgTAGGCACACAAGTAATGTCTTAGCTTCTGCgccacccaagtcaaagcacaacaggtgcgctctaatagagaataccgagccttttacggggtgaacttcttactgaggtaataaatggcctgctccttcctcccctttttatcatgctaccccagaacgtaaccgaaagctccatctaatactgcaaggtagagtaacaagggtctacctggctcgggcgggaccaagactggtggtgttgacatgtactccttgattctgtcgaaagccttttagcagtcatcagtccatttggtggcgACGTCCTTTttcaatatcttaaagattggctcatagataactgtagactgtgctatgacccggctgatgtagttaagtctccccaagaaactcatcacatccttcttgttctttggtggtggcaattcttaaatggctttgacttttgatagatccagttctattcctcgacgactcacaataaacccaagcaatttcccggCAGGAATCCCAAATGCACACTTCGCaagattcagtttcaggttgtaccttcgcagtctattgaaaaacttcctcaaatatCCCATGTGATCAGCAGCTTTCTTGGACTTAatgataacatcatccacatatacctctatcttcttgtgtatcatatcatggaaaatggttgtcatgaccctcatgtaggtggccccagcaatCTTTAGTCCGagcggcatcatcttgtaatagtacattccccacggtgtaatgaaagccgttttctcagcatcttcttcatccatcccgATCTGATGATAACCGGGGAatcaatctacaaatgactgtaattcatgtttggcgcaattgtcaatcaggatgtgtatatttggcaaagggaagtaaTCTTTCGTACTGGCtaggttgagatcccggtagtcgacacagagtctgaccttcccatccttctttggtactggcacaatgttggctaaccatgttgggtattctactaccccaagaaccttagctttgacctgcttaatgaattcttccttgattttcaaactcatatcaaaCTTGAACGTTCTGAGCTTTTTACCGGCGAACATGtcagatcggttggcagtttgtgagccacaatagacgtactcaaaccagtcatgtcatcatatgaccaggcgaatatgtccttatATTCCCTTAAATAttttgtgtattccttcttttttgatggcgataagtgaacgttgattcgtgtttatttgacattttctgtatctcccagGTTAATAATAtcagtctcatccaggttggCCTTAggtctattttcaaaattctctacttctttaacaatctcttcagttatgtcatcttcctctgaatcaatgttcgtctgttgcgttgtctcattgcatgtcatagtcattggttcatcaagacacgtaatagtaatgttgtataagtaaagtaataagagaaaaataataatgagtgttgctTCATTAGAAAAGTCAAAattctttgataaattgcataattgttttgaacattggagatcttattgcaggaattaaaatgcgaaaagaaaataaaaacagtgcatgatgcttgttttagccttgctaccccgaggctcattgggctctggttgtcctgatggttcagttattgaggcgtgcccctatACTTACAGCCAGTATGGAAGGGCCtccctccccctcctcctcgagaacaacacaatagTCCATATCATTGTATTCTAAGAACAAGTTCTTTACCGCTACAaatgcttcttcttcgtctgacccataaacaatgtcggcctgttggaaagtctgctccaaatgtggtattggctgctccagagGATAGTAAGGACcatgccatggtggtgaccagttgttgaattcttcccaagtgtattcatatcccagaTCGAAAgcagtgccatgtttcttgagctttatgggcttagcgacccttggaggtttttgccgagccctttgccaggttcgtacccactccaattcagtatactctcgatcttgttatcccaccatttatctttgtcaacaacatttacccgttcaatgtgatggtaaatctctccacctagcttcatTCTCCCTTCGATTGCTGGAATAGTCTGGCgattgtatatagggttgctaccgtcgccgtgaatgatcacttcttggtgattccattcgaactttatggcctgatgtagtgttgatgctatgaccccagcagcatgaatccatggccatcccaacagtaaattgtaggatgctgacacatctatcacctggaaatccacatcgaaccaggttggccccattttcAAGCATAAACTAATCTCCCCAATGATGGACGTTTAGGAActgtcgaaggctttcacattgttagctccgtcctttatctcgtgcagtcctttacccaacttcttgattGTTACCAGTGGACAGATGTTGAGACTGaaacctccatcaatcaggattctggtgataaaatagtcctcgcattgcacggtgatgtgcagtgctttgttgtgccctaGCCCCTTGGGTAGCAgttcatcctcatgaaaagtgatcttatggctttccaatacctgtcctaccatattagccatttcctcgccagtgatgttgcttggcacatatgcttcacttagcacccttagcaaagcattcttgtgcgcctcagaattttgtaacaaagcaagaatggagatttgtgccggtgttttgttcaactggtcgatgaccgagtattccttggacTGTAtatttctccaaagatcgtctggacctgtctcaattatgggtgaccgattggaggccAGCTTGCTTGACTCAACTAGATGTTCAGGAGTATGTGCCGCAATAGTTTCTTTGAACCTAACTTTGCCTTTCGTCcttgcctcagctgtatagtcccatggtatagcatttgtatggaatggtgtcatggttgacATCACCATTGGGATCGGCGTTGCTatccttactccgaacggagcatgtaccttgggtggtaaaactatAACTTCAAACGGTGTGGGCGCATTTGTTGGAGACGCGAATTTGACCTCGATTGgcgctggtgtctttgcagatgacgttgcttcaaactcaagtggcacagacatatttacctcagcgtcCCTAGAtagctgaatctggactatgattggattaagagtaactattggcttctttgggtcatcaccttctacgatcaacccgattgatctctcgggatcccaatcatcctttatttcaatcatgtgaatgcctccacccttatTGTCTAGCATAGGGtcattgcggacatttggagcaggctcctttgctacaatAATCTTGTTACCAATTAAGGCCtatatcttgtctttcaaagaataacattcgtcgatggtgtgtcctttcatgccggagtagtaggcacaggatttgtttgggttaacccactgagaaagTTTCTAAGGAGTTGCAGCatggatgggggtgacataaccagcagctttgagtctctcgtacaactggttaataggttcagcaatggttgtatattgtttgggaggtctgcgatcaaaatttggtcgaggtctagggaagttttggcgtgtaggaggtgattgatag
This region includes:
- the LOC138875340 gene encoding uncharacterized protein; protein product: MAIDMNIQELLVILDSDILIHQVREEWATKNSKIPPYLHHLYELRKRFTKTEFQHVPRVQNEYADALTTLSYMIQHPDKNFIDLILVKIHDQPAYCAHVKEEADGKTWFHNIKEYLAKGEYPEYANPTQKRTLQRLSNNFFHSRGILYRRTPELGLLRCVDVK